In the Leptospira selangorensis genome, one interval contains:
- a CDS encoding LIC10775 family protein, whose protein sequence is MFILYNSIALAFFTVPISAQELDPLLRQPWFSDQEKKEELLYNRLQTAFRLSAHYVWKTDSRSRNYRFYKDGKVEMILDRNYKEVFPNRQELDLHYSEAESLQKHANPYSAIRLLKGSMYCYRLRYGKLVPEGYEKTAKLLGKFLDQYAHKEKELQRFTDPFGCWTPEVLKIRSSDFAYSFDLPPDLTYLFPDEDREFSGEDPDYLWQVHRFYQNFPVEGGPSTWEKEYRKSSEGILFFRPDRIVFTVGTTLHFHPSIFNAQNYYLIWDSLRGINSRTMREWNYLRKKEGDLYRTSFDFVGEDGRKSQIIVLEKFYLRGTRGILFSLAYPSKLEALGTKIWSGFSSSVVVE, encoded by the coding sequence CTGTTTATCCTTTATAATTCGATTGCCCTTGCTTTTTTTACTGTGCCCATTTCTGCCCAAGAGCTAGACCCACTTCTGCGCCAGCCTTGGTTTTCCGACCAAGAAAAAAAAGAAGAACTACTCTATAATAGGCTCCAAACTGCTTTTCGTTTAAGCGCACATTATGTTTGGAAAACGGACTCCAGATCTCGCAATTATCGTTTTTATAAGGACGGAAAGGTGGAGATGATCCTGGATCGGAATTATAAAGAAGTATTTCCGAACAGACAAGAATTGGATCTACATTATAGCGAGGCGGAAAGTTTGCAAAAACATGCAAATCCGTATTCTGCAATCCGACTCTTGAAAGGTTCCATGTACTGTTATCGATTGAGATATGGAAAACTGGTACCGGAAGGTTATGAAAAAACAGCAAAACTTCTGGGAAAATTTTTAGACCAATATGCGCATAAAGAAAAAGAGCTGCAAAGGTTTACGGATCCATTCGGTTGTTGGACACCTGAAGTTTTAAAGATCAGAAGTTCGGACTTTGCATATTCATTCGATCTTCCTCCCGATCTGACTTATTTATTTCCAGACGAGGACAGGGAGTTTTCGGGAGAAGATCCGGATTATCTTTGGCAGGTGCATAGATTCTACCAAAACTTTCCGGTAGAAGGAGGACCTTCTACTTGGGAAAAAGAATATAGAAAGAGTAGCGAAGGGATCTTATTTTTCCGACCGGATCGGATCGTATTCACTGTCGGAACTACACTTCATTTTCATCCTTCAATCTTTAATGCACAGAACTACTATCTAATTTGGGACTCACTTAGAGGGATTAATTCCAGGACAATGAGAGAATGGAATTATCTTCGTAAAAAAGAAGGGGATCTATATAGAACGAGTTTCGATTTTGTGGGAGAAGATGGTCGCAAGAGCCAAATTATAGTTTTGGAAAAATTTTATTTAAGAGGGACCAGGGGAATACTATTCTCTTTGGCCTATCCAAGCAAATTAGAGGCCTTAGGCACAAAAATCTGGAGTGGATTTTCTTCCTCTGTCGTCGTAGAATAG
- the radA gene encoding DNA repair protein RadA: MKKKISKTFLCQSCGQEFSRWAGKCESCGKWNTIVEESGGDRFSSSPSYKKSAVYKEPVPIDSIPSDDTKRLSSGLSELDLVLGGGLVPGSLILVGGEPGVGKSTLILEISRSMISQGRKILYISGEESAAQVGLRAARMNVLSENLLLSSETYAENISAMVEDIAPDLVFVDSIQTLTREALPNQAGTVTQLRECTQVLLETAKRTGIPIIMTGHITKDGAIAGPKVLEHLVDTVLYFEGDKLNYFRLLRAVKNRFGAVGDLAVFEMLESGLKEVKDRQRVFISSLTEGKSGSVISSVVEGSRALSVEVQALVSRTNYSQARRMAEGPDTRRLILLAAVIEKYLGHTLSECDIFGNLAGGLQVDEPALDLAICASILSSYTERPVQSGFAVIGEVGLSGEVRSVGQVSLRLKELKGVGIETVFLPKGNLAELEKIPGMEIVGISALRELEGLFK; the protein is encoded by the coding sequence TTGAAAAAGAAAATTTCCAAAACCTTTCTTTGCCAATCTTGCGGACAGGAATTTTCCCGTTGGGCAGGTAAATGTGAATCCTGTGGAAAATGGAATACGATCGTAGAAGAATCGGGAGGGGATCGTTTTTCCTCTTCTCCCAGTTATAAAAAATCCGCAGTATATAAAGAACCTGTTCCTATAGATTCGATTCCTTCCGATGATACAAAACGTCTGAGTTCGGGGCTTTCCGAATTGGATTTGGTTTTAGGCGGAGGACTTGTTCCTGGAAGTTTGATCTTAGTAGGTGGAGAACCTGGAGTAGGTAAGTCCACACTCATCTTAGAGATCAGTAGAAGTATGATCTCTCAAGGCAGAAAAATTTTATACATTTCCGGTGAAGAATCTGCGGCTCAAGTGGGTTTAAGAGCGGCGCGGATGAATGTTCTATCAGAGAATCTTCTTCTTTCCTCCGAAACATATGCGGAGAATATTTCCGCGATGGTCGAGGATATTGCCCCCGATCTGGTATTTGTAGATTCGATCCAGACTCTTACGAGAGAAGCACTTCCCAACCAAGCAGGAACAGTTACACAACTTAGAGAATGTACACAGGTTCTCTTGGAAACCGCAAAGCGTACCGGAATCCCGATTATAATGACAGGACATATTACTAAGGATGGAGCGATCGCAGGTCCTAAGGTATTGGAACATTTAGTCGATACGGTATTGTACTTCGAAGGGGACAAACTGAATTATTTCAGACTTCTTCGTGCCGTAAAAAACAGATTCGGCGCAGTGGGAGACCTTGCAGTTTTCGAAATGTTGGAATCCGGCTTAAAAGAAGTAAAAGACAGACAAAGAGTATTTATCAGTTCTCTCACGGAAGGAAAAAGTGGATCGGTCATCAGTTCTGTTGTAGAAGGAAGCAGAGCTCTCAGTGTAGAAGTCCAAGCCTTGGTAAGTAGGACAAATTATTCTCAAGCAAGAAGAATGGCAGAAGGTCCCGACACTCGAAGACTCATACTCCTTGCGGCAGTTATCGAAAAATACTTGGGACATACATTATCAGAATGTGATATATTCGGGAACCTGGCAGGAGGATTGCAAGTGGACGAACCAGCACTCGACCTTGCGATCTGTGCTTCTATACTTTCCAGTTATACTGAAAGACCTGTTCAATCAGGATTTGCAGTCATTGGAGAAGTAGGATTATCCGGAGAAGTTCGTTCTGTGGGGCAAGTTTCCCTTCGATTAAAAGAGCTGAAAGGTGTAGGGATAGAAACCGTATTTCTTCCTAAAGGAAATCTGGCAGAGCTTGAAAAAATTCCCGGAATGGAGATCGTAGGGATTAGCGCTCTAAGGGAATTAGAAGGTCTGTTTAAGTGA
- a CDS encoding ribonuclease D: MASNRANNKPDLFPGDLSEERFKEYLEDDHLAVDCEMMGLNPRRDRLCVVQICDSKNRVSLVQILPNQTEAPLLKKLFENPDIIKVFHFARMDTLFLRYRLGILTKGVFCTKIGSKLARTYTDRHGLKDIIREFFDETLDKKNQSSDWGAQSLTKDQIEYASGDVLFLISLSQKLTQILIREGRYELAQEAFQCLPVFNQIDWLQMENLFEH; this comes from the coding sequence ATGGCATCTAACCGCGCGAACAATAAGCCGGATCTTTTTCCGGGCGATCTTTCAGAAGAGAGATTCAAAGAATATTTAGAAGACGATCATTTGGCAGTAGATTGCGAAATGATGGGTTTAAATCCAAGAAGAGATCGTCTTTGCGTGGTCCAAATCTGTGATTCCAAAAATAGAGTGAGCCTGGTACAAATTCTGCCCAACCAAACGGAAGCTCCTCTACTCAAGAAATTATTCGAAAATCCTGATATTATAAAAGTATTCCATTTCGCTAGGATGGATACTTTATTCTTAAGATACAGACTTGGGATTTTAACCAAGGGAGTTTTTTGTACTAAGATTGGATCCAAGCTTGCTCGCACTTATACAGACAGACATGGTCTGAAAGATATTATCAGAGAATTTTTCGACGAGACCTTGGATAAAAAAAATCAGTCCTCCGATTGGGGTGCTCAAAGTTTAACTAAGGATCAGATCGAATATGCATCCGGAGATGTTTTATTCCTGATCTCTCTTTCCCAAAAACTTACTCAGATATTGATTCGAGAAGGAAGATATGAACTCGCACAAGAAGCGTTCCAATGTCTTCCCGTATTCAATCAGATTGATTGGCTCCAAATGGAGAATTTATTCGAACATTGA